A genomic segment from Neobacillus sp. YX16 encodes:
- the rhaD gene encoding rhamnulose-1-phosphate aldolase — translation MIKDAIYTAPFLQEMLETTSNLYRLGWDERNGGNISYLLHEYEVLPYLNVDNVKRTLPMNFDASALAGRYFIVTGSGKYFKNVTRDPANNLGLIRITADGKSYEILWGFEDGGVATSELPTHLMNHMKRLAVDKNHRVIMHSHATNLIAMSYTHSLKEEDFTKTLWEMCTECLVVFPEGVGIIPWIVPGTNAIGEATAEKMEDVRLVLWPHHGIFGAGTTLDETFGLIETAEKAAEVYTIVCAQGGKKQTITDAQLQELADAFGVVPRKGILYMFKDS, via the coding sequence ATGATTAAAGATGCAATCTATACAGCCCCATTTTTACAAGAAATGTTAGAAACTACTTCGAATTTATATCGATTAGGCTGGGATGAACGTAATGGGGGGAATATCAGTTATTTATTACATGAATATGAAGTTCTTCCATATTTAAATGTTGATAATGTGAAAAGAACACTACCGATGAACTTTGATGCATCAGCACTGGCTGGTAGATATTTCATCGTAACGGGTTCAGGGAAATATTTTAAGAATGTAACGAGAGATCCAGCGAATAACTTAGGTCTCATTCGCATTACAGCGGACGGTAAAAGTTATGAAATCCTTTGGGGATTTGAAGATGGCGGAGTTGCAACAAGTGAATTACCAACACATCTTATGAACCATATGAAGCGTTTAGCAGTTGATAAAAACCATCGGGTTATTATGCATAGTCACGCAACCAATCTTATTGCAATGTCCTATACACATAGCTTGAAGGAAGAAGATTTTACAAAAACCTTATGGGAAATGTGCACTGAATGTCTGGTTGTTTTCCCTGAAGGTGTAGGAATCATTCCATGGATTGTTCCAGGCACAAATGCCATTGGTGAAGCAACCGCAGAAAAAATGGAAGATGTCCGCCTTGTACTTTGGCCGCACCATGGAATATTCGGTGCTGGTACCACATTAGATGAAACCTTTGGTCTAATTGAAACAGCAGAAAAAGCCGCTGAAGTCTATACGATTGTTTGTGCCCAAGGCGGAAAAAAACAAACGATTACCGATGCACAGTTGCAAGAGCTTGCGGATGCATTTGGTGTTGTTCCACGAAAAGGGATTTTATATATGTTTAAGGATAGTTAA
- a CDS encoding helix-turn-helix domain-containing protein — translation MNQELLNELLQITDEEKSILEQQAKVSKELYTSKTNFIIESEKFLSKEKMIMVRQHTRFVDFPLHKHDYIEVNYVYNGKLEQTVGGKPIILKKGELLLLNQHIEHEIKACAKEDIVINFIIRLAFFDFIFSYLSSGNIVSDFLLSSLYNNTQNGQFLYFKVSEVEGIQDLIRKMIHEIMYPTTFSESAIKLYMGLVMIELIKNSDRVERKEEASITHYMVVESLKYIEEHYKEASLYELAEQLNQSHYGLSKTIKKATSRTFKDLLQERRLGKAKELLEGTDLPIASIVEQVGYDNISYFYRIFKGKFGQTPKEFRANK, via the coding sequence ATGAATCAAGAACTACTAAACGAGCTTTTACAGATTACTGATGAAGAGAAGAGTATTCTTGAACAGCAAGCGAAAGTAAGTAAAGAACTATATACGAGTAAGACAAATTTTATTATTGAAAGTGAAAAATTTTTAAGTAAAGAAAAGATGATTATGGTTCGCCAGCACACTCGATTTGTAGATTTCCCCCTACATAAACATGATTATATTGAAGTAAATTATGTTTATAACGGGAAATTGGAGCAGACAGTCGGCGGGAAACCGATCATTTTAAAAAAAGGGGAGCTGCTTCTATTAAATCAGCATATAGAACATGAGATTAAAGCTTGTGCCAAAGAAGACATTGTCATTAATTTTATTATTCGCCTAGCTTTTTTTGATTTTATTTTTTCTTATTTAAGCTCAGGTAATATTGTCAGTGATTTCTTATTGAGCAGCCTTTACAATAATACACAGAATGGGCAATTTCTTTATTTTAAAGTTTCGGAAGTGGAAGGCATACAGGATTTAATTAGAAAAATGATTCATGAAATTATGTATCCCACCACTTTCTCAGAGTCTGCTATCAAGCTTTACATGGGGCTAGTTATGATAGAGCTTATCAAGAATTCTGATCGAGTGGAACGAAAAGAAGAAGCCTCCATCACACACTATATGGTAGTGGAGTCACTTAAATATATAGAGGAACACTATAAAGAAGCATCTTTATACGAATTGGCTGAGCAATTAAACCAATCCCATTATGGTCTCAGCAAAACGATAAAAAAGGCGACTTCCCGTACATTTAAAGACCTTCTTCAGGAAAGAAGGCTGGGAAAAGCAAAAGAATTGTTAGAAGGAACCGATTTGCCAATTGCTTCGATTGTTGAACAGGTTGGTTATGATAACATCAGTTATTTTTATCGAATTTTTAAAGGGAAATTTGGGCAGACACCAAAGGAATTCAGAGCCAACAAATGA
- the brnQ gene encoding branched-chain amino acid transport system II carrier protein → MNFSAKQVVFISFMLFSMFFGAGNLIFPPFLGQSAGDQIWLALAGFIVSAVGLPILGVIAVAKVGSLNELNLRVHPLFALIFPFLIYIAIGPGLAIPRAGSLAFEMGAAPFLPENLVEGPISLLLYTIIFFGLAAWLSMYPSKLISLFGKLLTPILLTLIAIIFVKSLMDPIGSFESPVGNYQENPLFQGILEGYLTMDALAALAFGIVIANTLTAQGVLDSKKKSRYMMYAGLGAGLLLTVIYLILGYLGAASSSLGQAENGAIILSNIMSYLFGRSGTLLLGIVFTLACFCVSIGLITSCSQFFSNAIPKVAYKVWVVILAVLSTAIANLGLTQILQISVPILGMIYPIAIVLIFLGLLDDIIKRNLYIYRSVIGFVTLFSVLDTINKVFLDSKWSEAFEILPYYIEGLGWLIPALLGLIVGYILG, encoded by the coding sequence ATGAATTTTTCTGCTAAGCAAGTAGTCTTTATTAGTTTTATGTTATTTTCTATGTTTTTCGGCGCAGGGAACCTTATTTTCCCACCTTTTCTCGGTCAATCAGCTGGGGATCAAATTTGGCTGGCCTTAGCTGGTTTTATTGTTTCAGCAGTAGGACTGCCGATATTAGGAGTGATTGCAGTTGCAAAGGTAGGAAGCTTGAACGAGCTGAACCTTAGAGTTCACCCTTTATTTGCATTGATATTTCCATTTTTGATTTATATTGCAATCGGCCCAGGACTGGCGATTCCTCGTGCAGGAAGCCTTGCTTTTGAAATGGGGGCCGCACCGTTCTTACCGGAGAATTTGGTTGAAGGTCCGATCTCTTTATTACTCTATACCATCATCTTTTTTGGATTAGCCGCCTGGTTGAGTATGTATCCTTCAAAACTGATTAGTCTTTTTGGGAAACTGTTGACACCAATCCTTTTAACCTTGATAGCCATTATTTTTGTAAAGAGTTTAATGGATCCAATTGGTTCGTTTGAATCACCAGTTGGGAATTATCAGGAGAATCCTTTATTCCAAGGAATATTAGAGGGGTATTTAACCATGGATGCCTTGGCCGCCCTCGCATTTGGTATTGTCATTGCTAACACATTGACTGCACAAGGTGTACTTGACTCCAAAAAGAAATCTCGCTATATGATGTACGCAGGTTTAGGTGCGGGCTTGTTATTAACGGTGATTTACCTTATTCTGGGATATCTAGGCGCTGCGAGTTCTTCTTTAGGACAAGCTGAAAATGGAGCAATCATTTTGTCCAACATCATGTCCTACCTGTTCGGAAGAAGCGGAACATTGTTATTAGGTATCGTTTTTACACTGGCATGTTTTTGTGTGTCGATTGGTTTAATTACATCATGCAGCCAATTCTTCTCCAATGCCATTCCAAAAGTCGCATATAAAGTATGGGTTGTTATCTTAGCTGTTCTTAGTACTGCAATAGCAAATTTAGGTTTAACACAAATCCTGCAAATATCTGTACCCATTCTTGGCATGATCTACCCAATTGCCATTGTACTAATTTTCTTAGGTCTACTGGATGATATTATTAAAAGAAATCTATATATTTACAGATCTGTAATTGGCTTTGTTACTCTTTTTAGTGTTTTAGACACCATTAACAAAGTATTTTTAGATAGTAAATGGAGTGAGGCATTTGAAATTCTTCCTTATTATATTGAAGGGCTGGGGTGGCTCATCCCTGCACTATTAGGGTTAATTGTTGGATATATTTTAGGTTGA
- a CDS encoding dockerin type I domain-containing protein encodes MDIKPSIKIPTSAELGNYEGYIYFTNKENNEEVYQVPFGFKHIKEGINEVDAYFTSFTTRRDLNNSAYGFTPILFSLSSSMETVDVVLKDADTGEALGLIDAYQGFFPEELIYETEFGFNGLYVPFTGNADNPVAYAKKLAAPGKYEVEIIATNKDGKVFKKSDMFFIENTLPEITMQTPGGVYEVNEEGMTIKGKIFDKHVNTMKENGFTIDQSSNNVYLLNESFTPISVDKDGNFNFNTVLPNGKDFTKATLQTFDNALNGMQDHPDFTYTFVKQGIPYMKLFSNKNNAKYGDTLTVTLSAHHIKDLTGGEFTLAFPSSTYEVTNTELNKEFTAYAEAHNLQADLTKGEITAAGSQNRITLSTMLTGETVQPIQTSMPLIDVTLKVKENPNSYTKWIQNINVTSAKAFSLNQAPVSIHGFGQGVNIIPTVSQLEGGILADGFLGEYGIWLDYNKDFSKAGMTIEAVGEDGKTYNGDFNYSARYFLKNLPATDQQYDITVKIPGHFDRHVTVSNLHDMYNGESAGRMTYIFYASVMGGDVNNDNVIDIMDADYIKTYWGKDKREADINFDGFVDAKDMQFVRQHYLKQNPDVQKAPTAKEIYKGKRIDDILKELNIQ; translated from the coding sequence TTGGATATAAAACCATCTATTAAAATACCAACTTCTGCAGAGCTTGGAAATTATGAAGGATACATTTATTTTACCAATAAAGAAAATAACGAGGAAGTTTACCAGGTGCCTTTTGGATTTAAACATATCAAAGAAGGCATAAACGAGGTTGATGCATACTTTACTTCCTTCACAACAAGACGTGACTTAAACAATTCGGCCTATGGATTTACCCCAATTTTATTTTCACTAAGCAGTTCGATGGAAACAGTAGATGTTGTATTAAAGGATGCAGACACAGGAGAAGCTCTTGGACTTATCGATGCTTATCAAGGCTTTTTCCCTGAAGAATTGATTTACGAGACCGAGTTTGGATTTAATGGATTGTATGTTCCTTTTACAGGTAACGCGGATAACCCTGTTGCATATGCAAAGAAACTGGCTGCACCTGGAAAGTATGAAGTAGAGATTATAGCAACTAATAAAGATGGCAAAGTATTCAAAAAGTCGGATATGTTTTTCATTGAAAATACGCTGCCAGAAATAACAATGCAAACTCCAGGTGGCGTATATGAAGTAAACGAAGAAGGCATGACGATTAAAGGAAAAATCTTTGACAAGCATGTTAACACCATGAAGGAGAATGGATTTACTATCGATCAATCTTCAAATAATGTTTACCTGTTAAATGAATCATTCACTCCTATCTCGGTTGACAAAGATGGTAATTTTAACTTTAATACTGTTCTGCCTAACGGCAAAGATTTCACGAAGGCAACACTTCAAACCTTCGATAACGCACTCAATGGTATGCAGGACCATCCGGATTTCACTTACACATTTGTCAAACAAGGTATTCCATACATGAAGCTTTTTTCTAACAAAAATAATGCAAAGTATGGAGATACTTTGACGGTAACACTGAGTGCGCATCATATTAAAGACTTAACTGGCGGGGAGTTCACATTAGCCTTTCCATCTAGCACCTATGAAGTTACAAATACAGAACTAAACAAAGAATTTACAGCCTATGCCGAAGCACACAATTTACAAGCTGACCTTACAAAAGGAGAGATTACGGCAGCAGGCAGTCAAAATAGAATTACTTTGAGTACGATGTTGACAGGTGAGACTGTCCAGCCGATTCAAACATCAATGCCATTAATTGACGTAACATTAAAAGTAAAAGAAAATCCGAACAGCTATACCAAATGGATTCAAAACATTAATGTAACAAGCGCGAAAGCATTTTCATTAAACCAAGCTCCTGTATCTATTCATGGTTTTGGCCAGGGTGTGAATATCATTCCAACAGTATCTCAGCTTGAAGGGGGCATACTTGCGGATGGCTTCTTAGGTGAATACGGCATTTGGTTAGATTATAATAAGGATTTCTCTAAAGCTGGTATGACAATCGAAGCTGTCGGTGAGGACGGGAAAACGTATAATGGAGATTTCAACTACAGTGCACGTTACTTCTTAAAAAATCTTCCTGCAACAGATCAACAATATGATATTACCGTTAAAATACCAGGTCATTTTGATCGTCATGTAACGGTTAGTAACTTACATGATATGTATAATGGTGAATCTGCAGGTCGAATGACATATATTTTCTATGCCTCAGTAATGGGTGGAGACGTAAATAACGATAATGTAATTGATATTATGGATGCAGACTATATCAAAACATATTGGGGTAAGGACAAGCGTGAAGCAGACATCAATTTCGATGGTTTCGTAGATGCAAAAGATATGCAATTTGTAAGACAACACTATTTAAAACAAAACCCTGATGTCCAAAAAGCTCCTACAGCAAAAGAGATTTACAAAGGTAAAAGAATAGATGATATTTTAAAAGAATTAAATATCCAATAA
- a CDS encoding S8 family serine peptidase, with protein MKKKASIPFKVVSTCFLASSLLVSGTSQAFADTANPSKITNAEQYLQHLSKQDRDRIHNNQEMGVPNKYLSPTLEIFSDKPVNIIVQFAQDPAEAAVKKHADIGKTLVLNEARKKVEESHQNFKAKIGQAKKAAPNLEIKNEFRHAFNGVAMTVPAKDVHTLLSMDGVKAIWEDKQVSVEPPVSEIDETQTKSASPALDSIAHIGATKLHIEGITGKGVKVGVIDTGIDYTHPDLKDAYKGGFDFVNNDADPMETTYDEWKQSGEPEISPLGGSTYYTSHGTHVSGTIAGQGKNSADIAVTGVAPGVELYGYKVLGPYGSGSYSNILAGIDRAVVDGMDVINLSLGSNHNDPLDPTSIAINNAALAGTVAVVAAGNSGSDLYSLGSPGTSALALTVGASDYSISVPTASAAVDNLSLTDLRLLAKSYNDDLNALKNQALSIIDVGLGYDYHYDGKDVNGKIVLVERGIFSLNEKVMNAKKHGATAVLLYNNDPNEGHIPHYLGEGFEFIPAFALTNEQGLQVQDKVKEGNTTFTINTLSENKTSGDKMAAFSSRGPSYRNYDIKPEITAPGVAVYSSVPAYMNGEEHQNNYQFAYQRASGTSMAAPHAAGAAALLLQAHPDYQPEDVKVALMNTADKLVQDYSVFETGAGRIDVYEAAHAEINIKVMDDTASMKGEEEVSIPDVTGALSFGAQVVKKQTKKDTRNLTLTNTTSSDKTFNVKVEFNQKVLGAKDAEKNNVTLEIPDSINVKANKVGYKTIY; from the coding sequence TTGAAAAAGAAAGCTTCAATTCCATTCAAAGTTGTATCTACTTGTTTTTTAGCGTCTAGTTTGCTAGTTTCGGGTACTTCTCAAGCATTTGCAGATACTGCCAATCCAAGCAAAATCACTAACGCCGAACAATATCTTCAACATTTATCCAAGCAAGACAGAGACCGAATTCATAATAATCAAGAAATGGGAGTTCCTAATAAATACCTCTCCCCTACTCTAGAAATTTTCAGTGACAAACCTGTAAATATCATTGTTCAATTCGCACAGGATCCCGCTGAAGCAGCTGTGAAAAAGCATGCGGATATTGGAAAAACACTTGTTCTTAACGAGGCTAGAAAAAAAGTAGAGGAATCACATCAAAACTTCAAAGCAAAAATAGGACAAGCCAAAAAAGCTGCTCCTAACTTAGAGATCAAAAATGAATTTCGTCATGCCTTTAACGGTGTTGCCATGACGGTACCTGCTAAGGATGTACATACACTCCTCTCGATGGATGGAGTAAAAGCAATATGGGAAGATAAACAAGTATCAGTCGAGCCACCGGTGTCTGAGATTGACGAAACTCAAACAAAAAGTGCTTCCCCTGCACTAGACAGTATTGCACATATCGGTGCCACAAAACTTCACATTGAAGGAATTACGGGAAAAGGCGTAAAGGTGGGTGTTATTGATACAGGCATAGATTATACACACCCTGATTTAAAAGATGCCTATAAGGGTGGATTTGACTTTGTCAATAACGACGCAGATCCTATGGAAACAACGTATGATGAATGGAAACAATCTGGAGAGCCTGAAATAAGTCCATTGGGCGGATCGACATATTATACGTCTCATGGGACTCATGTTTCTGGAACGATTGCTGGACAAGGAAAGAACAGTGCTGACATTGCTGTCACAGGAGTTGCTCCAGGTGTAGAACTATATGGATATAAAGTGTTAGGTCCATATGGTTCAGGTTCATATAGTAATATATTAGCGGGTATTGATAGAGCCGTAGTTGATGGGATGGATGTTATTAACCTTTCATTAGGCAGCAATCATAATGATCCACTAGACCCAACTTCTATTGCTATCAACAACGCTGCTCTAGCAGGTACAGTTGCAGTAGTCGCAGCTGGAAATTCTGGAAGCGATTTATATTCACTCGGATCACCTGGAACTTCAGCATTAGCGTTAACTGTAGGTGCAAGTGATTATTCAATTTCAGTGCCGACTGCAAGTGCTGCAGTAGATAATCTTTCCTTAACCGATTTGCGGTTGCTTGCAAAAAGCTACAATGATGATTTAAATGCATTGAAAAATCAAGCACTTTCCATCATTGACGTCGGATTAGGCTATGATTACCATTACGATGGCAAAGATGTAAACGGGAAAATAGTCCTTGTTGAACGTGGGATATTTAGTTTAAATGAAAAGGTTATGAACGCAAAAAAACATGGTGCCACTGCGGTTTTATTATATAATAATGACCCAAATGAAGGACATATTCCTCATTATCTAGGTGAAGGTTTTGAATTCATTCCTGCTTTCGCCCTTACCAATGAACAAGGGCTGCAGGTTCAAGATAAAGTGAAAGAAGGCAACACTACTTTTACGATAAATACACTAAGTGAGAATAAAACTAGCGGAGATAAAATGGCTGCTTTTAGCTCTCGGGGACCTTCTTACAGAAATTATGATATTAAACCTGAAATTACGGCCCCTGGGGTTGCCGTGTATTCAAGTGTTCCAGCATATATGAATGGAGAAGAACATCAGAATAATTATCAATTTGCTTATCAAAGAGCCTCTGGTACTTCGATGGCTGCACCGCATGCCGCAGGAGCAGCTGCACTTCTTTTACAAGCACACCCAGATTATCAGCCAGAGGATGTAAAAGTGGCTCTAATGAATACAGCTGATAAGCTAGTGCAAGATTACAGTGTGTTTGAAACTGGAGCAGGAAGAATTGACGTTTATGAGGCTGCACATGCCGAAATAAATATAAAAGTTATGGATGATACTGCTAGCATGAAGGGCGAAGAGGAAGTTTCTATTCCTGACGTAACAGGAGCTTTAAGCTTTGGAGCGCAGGTTGTAAAAAAACAAACCAAGAAAGACACACGTAATCTCACATTAACGAATACCACCAGCAGTGACAAAACTTTTAATGTTAAGGTAGAGTTTAATCAAAAAGTGCTAGGTGCAAAGGATGCCGAAAAGAATAATGTTACTTTAGAGATACCTGATTCCATCAATGTAAAGGCCAACAAAGTTGGATATAAAACCATCTATTAA
- a CDS encoding S8 family serine peptidase: protein MKKRRGFPFKVLATSTLATMLLTSTGFAEGIRTNPVPAPSVEEIVKQGQKIFLDEQKQAAEAVADQFGYKDLKKKGLAKPYQPNEKVRLIVEVEKPDTVGESKQNKKAKFKQKQDHVIAQISKTKSAAKVKNRFYESFNGFSIETEFSNLKEIQATPGVTNVHIARTFQPSMGASKELVQAQKVWEEYGYEGEGLLVAIVDSGIDYSHQDMKLTEKGKEKQKLSQEGIEGKLAETEVSEVWYNDKVPTGYDWADKDTDVIPRGQNGSSHGMHVAGTVGANGDEENDGVQGVAPGVQLLAEKVFSDNGGGAFEDDIIAGIEHAVTMGADVINMSLGSDAGYVGEENDPIQKSIREATEQGTLVVVAGGNSSFSTKNNLLLSAAKPYAENPDIGTVGEPSVSPYALSVASYENTNIHMNTLAEENGLQLPYQDQTQYDFKLSRVLEMGKSYELVYVGEGKTADFVGKDVTGKIVVAKPKQPYATYTYVQNEAKKKGAKAVILVPPSELADYPYVYLSSFFIPAATTSKEAGDALINKLTSGQSVNMQMSKGIYIENPDKNTISDFSSYGAPHTLDFKPEISAPGGNIYSTVTGNEYEIMSGTSMATPHVAGGSALLLQALYEKGLSHSKETALKAKIALMNTSQLIQDPRTNNEVPYSPRVQGSGLMKIQNAIKTPVLVTSEKTPLEQAGAVALKEITSNNAHFKLNVEALQNVDVKDLEYSVYVDVLTDNTETKEFDLDNDGTLDSKEYLTLTSKRVQGASVLVNGEKVTHTEGKTLKIKPGQEKNLDIQISLPANLKQGTFVEGYVRLVPTGKNSDSAVPITVPYMGFYGKWDQAQNLDPAAWDKDAFLGYTVLWNDEPFSEGTFPLGYDPRKGTFNTDRIVISPNTIYPGVFPTFTTLRNLEKTEMYVEDQNGQLVQYLGDFSEYTGKPWKFRKNVMAYGDYMNGGYLWDVKDKNGQVVKDGSYNYVIKTTLDYKNAKPQEVKLPVKVDSVAPVVSDIQVQPKDGKYEISFKAVDNDNGSGFYGAIIWYNGKYMPLEQGQTSVLVKEEPKSVVVLGSDVALNHGYTVWGDPSYINDEMLVSWFSVYPYNNVNESTPAGINAFANNRVNWTINIRDESGKVVDSIVVENEHEIHLQWKPEADLPNGRYTVSAEVENKQGFKVTTSPQSVTVLQQQ from the coding sequence ATGAAAAAAAGAAGAGGGTTTCCGTTCAAAGTATTAGCAACTTCCACATTAGCGACGATGCTACTAACGTCAACAGGATTTGCGGAAGGAATACGTACTAATCCAGTTCCAGCTCCAAGTGTAGAGGAAATTGTGAAACAAGGGCAGAAAATATTCTTGGATGAACAAAAGCAAGCTGCAGAAGCGGTAGCAGATCAGTTTGGGTATAAGGATTTAAAGAAAAAAGGTCTGGCAAAACCGTATCAGCCAAATGAAAAGGTGCGTCTAATTGTTGAAGTAGAGAAGCCTGATACTGTGGGGGAATCTAAACAAAACAAGAAAGCAAAGTTTAAACAAAAGCAAGATCATGTGATTGCTCAAATTTCTAAGACTAAATCTGCAGCGAAAGTAAAGAATCGTTTCTATGAAAGTTTTAATGGATTTAGTATAGAAACTGAGTTTAGTAATCTAAAGGAAATTCAAGCGACTCCTGGTGTGACAAATGTACATATTGCTAGGACGTTCCAACCATCAATGGGAGCAAGCAAAGAATTAGTACAAGCCCAAAAGGTATGGGAGGAATATGGTTACGAAGGGGAAGGATTGCTTGTTGCCATTGTTGATTCTGGAATTGACTACAGTCACCAAGATATGAAACTTACAGAAAAAGGAAAAGAGAAACAAAAGTTGTCCCAAGAGGGAATAGAAGGAAAATTGGCTGAAACCGAGGTAAGTGAAGTATGGTACAACGACAAGGTTCCGACAGGATATGACTGGGCCGATAAAGATACGGATGTCATTCCTCGCGGGCAAAACGGGTCATCACATGGTATGCATGTTGCAGGGACAGTAGGGGCAAACGGGGATGAGGAAAATGACGGTGTACAAGGTGTTGCTCCAGGTGTGCAGTTATTAGCGGAAAAAGTATTTTCTGATAATGGCGGAGGTGCATTTGAAGATGACATTATTGCGGGTATAGAGCATGCGGTCACTATGGGAGCAGATGTCATTAACATGAGCTTAGGCTCTGATGCGGGATATGTTGGAGAGGAAAACGATCCGATTCAAAAATCGATTCGCGAAGCAACCGAACAAGGGACTCTTGTAGTAGTAGCGGGCGGAAACTCCTCTTTCAGCACCAAAAACAATCTTTTACTGTCTGCAGCGAAACCTTATGCAGAAAACCCGGATATTGGGACAGTAGGCGAACCAAGCGTAAGTCCATATGCCTTGTCAGTAGCTTCTTATGAAAATACGAATATTCATATGAATACATTAGCAGAGGAAAATGGTTTGCAGCTCCCATACCAAGACCAAACTCAATATGATTTCAAGCTCTCAAGAGTACTGGAAATGGGCAAGAGCTATGAATTGGTATATGTTGGGGAAGGGAAAACTGCAGATTTCGTTGGAAAAGATGTGACTGGTAAAATTGTAGTAGCCAAACCGAAGCAGCCATATGCTACTTACACATATGTACAAAATGAAGCGAAAAAGAAAGGCGCAAAAGCAGTTATCCTTGTGCCGCCTAGTGAATTGGCTGACTATCCATATGTATATCTTAGTTCCTTCTTTATTCCTGCCGCAACGACAAGCAAAGAGGCAGGAGATGCGTTAATTAACAAGCTTACAAGTGGACAAAGTGTAAATATGCAAATGTCAAAAGGAATTTATATAGAAAATCCTGATAAAAATACGATTTCCGATTTCTCATCCTATGGTGCACCACATACATTAGATTTTAAACCAGAGATTTCTGCACCTGGAGGCAACATTTATTCAACGGTTACGGGTAATGAATATGAGATAATGAGCGGAACATCAATGGCAACACCGCATGTGGCTGGAGGTTCAGCCTTATTGCTGCAAGCTTTATATGAAAAAGGCTTATCTCATTCTAAGGAAACAGCATTAAAAGCAAAAATCGCATTAATGAATACATCACAATTAATACAAGACCCACGCACTAATAATGAGGTACCGTACTCACCACGTGTACAAGGATCTGGATTAATGAAAATTCAAAATGCCATTAAAACTCCTGTCCTTGTTACGAGTGAAAAAACGCCATTAGAGCAAGCCGGAGCAGTTGCATTAAAAGAAATTACAAGCAACAATGCACACTTCAAGTTAAATGTAGAAGCTCTGCAAAACGTAGATGTAAAAGACCTAGAATATAGTGTTTACGTTGATGTATTAACGGATAATACAGAAACAAAAGAATTTGACCTAGACAATGATGGAACATTGGATTCTAAAGAATATTTAACGTTAACTAGCAAGCGGGTACAGGGTGCTTCCGTTTTGGTCAACGGGGAAAAAGTAACGCATACAGAAGGAAAGACATTAAAGATTAAACCGGGGCAGGAGAAGAACTTAGATATCCAAATTTCATTACCAGCCAACTTAAAGCAAGGCACGTTTGTTGAAGGCTATGTACGTCTTGTGCCAACTGGAAAAAACAGTGATTCGGCAGTTCCGATAACCGTTCCTTACATGGGCTTCTATGGTAAATGGGATCAAGCTCAGAACCTAGATCCAGCTGCATGGGATAAAGATGCTTTCTTAGGATATACGGTGCTTTGGAATGATGAGCCATTCTCAGAAGGGACATTCCCATTAGGTTATGATCCTAGAAAGGGAACATTCAATACGGACCGTATCGTGATATCTCCAAACACGATTTATCCAGGAGTATTCCCAACATTCACCACACTCCGCAATTTAGAGAAAACAGAAATGTACGTGGAAGATCAAAATGGACAACTAGTTCAATATCTGGGTGACTTTAGTGAATACACTGGGAAGCCATGGAAGTTCCGTAAGAATGTTATGGCCTATGGGGACTATATGAATGGTGGATATTTATGGGATGTAAAAGACAAAAATGGACAAGTAGTCAAAGATGGCAGCTACAACTATGTTATTAAAACAACACTAGATTACAAGAATGCGAAGCCACAAGAAGTGAAGCTTCCAGTTAAAGTAGATTCTGTGGCTCCGGTAGTATCCGATATCCAAGTACAGCCAAAAGACGGCAAATATGAAATTTCCTTCAAAGCGGTGGATAACGATAATGGCAGTGGTTTTTACGGTGCAATCATTTGGTATAATGGTAAGTATATGCCGCTAGAGCAGGGACAAACGTCAGTACTTGTAAAAGAGGAACCGAAGAGTGTTGTAGTGTTAGGTTCAGATGTCGCGCTTAACCATGGATATACCGTTTGGGGAGATCCTTCGTATATTAATGATGAAATGCTTGTCAGTTGGTTCAGCGTATATCCATATAATAATGTAAATGAAAGTACCCCTGCGGGAATTAATGCTTTCGCCAATAATCGGGTCAATTGGACGATCAATATTAGAGATGAAAGTGGTAAGGTCGTTGACTCGATTGTGGTGGAAAATGAGCATGAAATTCACTTACAGTGGAAACCGGAGGCAGACCTTCCTAATGGTAGGTATACAGTATCAGCAGAAGTGGAAAACAAACAAGGCTTTAAAGTTACGACTAGTCCGCAATCTGTAACGGTCTTACAGCAACAATAA